CATCCATGCCGATGTGCAGGCGACGTTCTCGGTCATCAACCGCACGCGCTCGGTCCGTCTGGCCGAGGTGATCGACGAGGAGGAACTGCGCGCCCAGCTCGATTTTGCGCGGACGCTGCGGTTTTCCAAGAAGGAGCTGATCTGGCTGGCGGGCAACAGCTTCTATGGGCGCCAGCAGATGTTCTCGCCCGATTTCATCGCCTGGCTCGCCGATTTCCGCCTGCCGCCCTATGATCTGCGCAAGGTCGACGGGCAGTATGAACTGCGCTTCGAAGGCCCGTGGACCCACACGACGATGTGGGAAATCCCGGCGCTGGCGATCATCAACGAGTTGCGCGCCCGCGCGGCGATGCGCGCGCGGGGCAAGTTTGCGCTCGACGTGCTCTATGCCCGCGCCAAGGCCAAGTTGTGGGACAAGGTGGAGCGGCTGCGGCTGCTGCCGGATCTCGTGCTGTCCGACTTCGGCACGCGGCGGCGCCACGGGTTCCTGTGGCAGCGCTGGTGTGTCGAGGCGCTCAAGGAAGGGCTGGGCAGCCGCTTCATCGGCACCTCGAACGTGCTGCTGGCGATGGATGCCGATCTTGAAGCCATCGGCACCAATGCCCACGAATTGCCGATGGTGGCCGCCGCCCTCGCGCGCGACGATGCCGAACTGGCCAGCGCGCCCTATCGCGTGCTTGAGGAATGGCGCGCTCACTACAACGGCAACCTGCTGATCGCGCTGCCCGATGCCTTTGGCACCACGGCTTTCCTGCGCGATGCGCCATCGTGGGTCGCGCAATGGACCGGCTTCCGCCCGGACAGCGCGCCGCCCATCGAGGGGGGCGAGCAGATCATCGCCTGGTGGAAATCGCAAGGGATCGACCCGCGCACGAAACTGCTGATCTTTTCCGATGGCATGGACATCGACACGATCGAGCAGACCTACCACCATTTCCACGGGCGGGTGCGGCTCAGCTTTGGCTGGGGCACCAACCTGACCAACGATTTCCGCGACTGCGCGCCCGATGGCAGCCCCGGCCTCGAGCCGATCTCGCTGGTCTGCAAGGTCACCAGCGCCAATGGGCGTCCGGCGGTCAAGCTTTCGGACAACCCGCGCAAGACCACCGGCGAGGCTGCCGAAGTGGCCCGCTACTTGCGCGTCTTTGGCGAGGGCGGGCGCGTGGAGCGCAAGGTTCTGGTCTAGGCCTGCGTGGTCTTTCACGGACTCCGGGCCCTCAGGCCGCCTGCCGCTGCTCCCCTTCGGGCGTGGGCGTTACGGGGACATGGTGCCCGCTGATCTCGGCCCCCGCGTCGGGAGCAAAGCGCAGGTTCCAGATCGTTGCGCCCAGCGAGATCGCCGTGACGACCCAGAACGCGACCGAGAAATCGTGCCGGACAGCGGTGGCATCGCCGCTTGCCAGCATGGCCAGATGCAGTGCCACGGCAGCCACGCAGATGCCCAGCGAGAGCATCAGTTGCTGGAACGTCGAATAGAACGCGGTCGCGCTGCTCATCCGGCGCTGGGGAATGGCGTCGTAGGCGAGGGTGTTGTAGGCGGTGAACTGGAGCGACATGAAGAAGCCCGAGAACACCAGCACGCCGAACATCGCCCAGACCGGCCAGGCCGGACTGAACAGCCCGCAGGTGGCATAGCCTGCCGTCGCGATGATCCCGTTGCACACCAGCGTCCGGCGAAAGCCGAAGCGGCGCAGCACGCGCGGTGCCATGCTTTTCATCATGAGCGAGCCGATGGCCGTGGCCACGGTGATCATGCCGCTGCGCGCCGCGGTAAAGCCGAAGCCCACCTGCATCATCAGCGGCAGCAGGAAGGGCTGGGCGCCCTGGGTGATCCGGGTGATCGATCCGGCGATCACCGAAAGGCGAAACGTGCGATCGCGCATCAGGGTAAGGTCGAGGATCGCGCCCTCGCGCCCGTGCGCGTGGCGGATGTAGAAGAAGCCCGATACGGCGCCGATGGCCAGCAGGGCCAGTGCCAGCTTGCCCTGTCCGGCGCGGCTGGCCATCTCGCAGCCGAACAGCAGGCAGCCGAGCGAGACCCCGCTCAGCACGAAGCCGCCTGCATCGAAGCGCGGGGTGTGGTCTTCGCGGAAATTGGCGATGAAGCGGCTGACCAGGCAGAACCCGAGCACGCCGACCGGCAGGTTGATGTAGAAGATCCAGCGCCAGTCGAGATAGGTGACGATGAAGCCGCCCAGCGGCGGGCCCACGACCGGGCCGACCAGCGCGGGGACGAGCAGCCAGGACATCGCGTTGACCATGTCCTGCTTGGCCACCGAGCGCAGCAGGACGAGCCGCCCGACCGGGATCATCATCGCCCCGCCCATGCCCTGGAGGAAGCGGGCCAGCACCATGGCGCCGAGCGTGGGCGCCTGACCGCAAGCCAGGCTTCCGGCCACGAACAGTGCGATGGCCGAACGGAACACCGTGCGCGAGCCATAGCGGTCGGCCAGAAGGCCCGAAGCCGGGATGAACACCGCGAGCGCGAGCAGGTAGGAGGTGAGCGCGATGCTCATTTCGGGCGGGCGCACGCCGAAATCGCGGGCCATCGTGGGCAGGGCGGTGGCCAGCACGGTCGCGTCGACGAATTCCATGAACAGCGCCGAAGCCACGATCAGCGCGACCAGCCGGTAGTTGGAGCCCGAAGTATCGGGCCCGCCCGGATCGCGCGCCGGGGTCAGCGCATCGGCGGCGGGCACGATGCCGTCGCGGATTTCGGCATTGGCCGTGGCGATGCCGCGCCGGCGGGGCCTTTCTGAAGGGGCACCGGGGCCGGGGGAGGTCGGGGTCATGGCCATGCACTTTCGGGTCTGTCAGCGTCTGGGGCGAGCGGCGCTCGGGCGCGGCCAGACAATGCGCGAGCCACGCAAACGGTTTCATCCATATAGGCGGGGGCGACCGATATGGAACCCCGTGAAAGGCTTCAAAAAGTGCAGGCGCAGTTGCGCGCGGTGGTGGCGGCCTGCCGCGCGCAGCGGGCTTCAGGCCGTGGTGACCGGATCGAACACCGACCAGCCGGTGTGTTCGACCAGCCGTTCGAGGGCGAGCGTGCCCAGCAGCGAATTGCCCCGTTCGTTGAGGCCGGGCGACCAGACCGCGATGCTGGCCACCCCCGGCGCGATGGCCAGAATGCCCCCGCCCACGCCCGACTTGCCCGGCAAGCCGGTGCGGAACGCGAATTCGCCCGAGCCGTCATAGTGGCCGCAGGTGAGCATCAGGGCATTGATGCGGCGCGCGCGGCGGGGCGAGACCACGCTGCGCCCGGATTCGGGATGGCGCCCGCGCGCCATCAGGTAGCGCCCGGCGGCAGCCAACTGGCGGCAGCTCATCGCGATGGCACACTGGTGGAAATAGAGACCGAGCACTTTTTCGACCGGATGGCGGACATTGCCGAAGGCGCGCATGTAATTGGCCAGCGCGATGTTGCGAAACCCGGTCTGCAATTCGCCCTGGGCGACGGTCTCGTCGATGCGGATCGTTTCGTCGGAGGCCAGCGCGCGCACGAAGCGCAGCATTTCGCCGATGGCCTCGCGCGGTTCGTGGTTGCCCAGCAGGATGTCGCTGACCACGATGGCGCCGGCATTGATGAACGGGTTGCGCGGGATGCCATGCTCGCTTTCGAGCTGGACGATCGAGTTGAACGCGCTGCCCGAAGGTTCGCGCCCGACCCGCTGCCACAGGGCATCGCCCACCGCGCCCAGCGCCATGGTCAGGGCAAAGACCTTGGAAATGCTCTGGATCGAGAAGGCCTCGTCGGCGTCTCCGGCGGTGTGGCAGGTGCCATCGGCCATGATGACCGCGATGCCGAAGCGGTCGGGCGAGACGGTGGCGAGCGCGGGGATATAGTCGGCCACGGTGCCCCGCTCGGCCCGCAGGCGCATTTCGGCGGCGATGTCGTGCACGATACTCGCAAGATCGGGACTCGCAAGATCGGGCGCCTGTGCATCAGGCATTCGCGTTCTCCCTGCCGCTCTCCGGCCTGATGCCGGACCAGTGGGGCTTTTTCACAAAGCCGGAGGAAGGACAAGGCAGGGGAAGGGCGAGACGGGGTAAGGTCAGATCAGCGTGCGGCGCGGGGGCGGGGCATGGAGCGCAAGATGGGCTTCGAGCGCCTCGTTGATGCGAAAGAGCACGTAGTCGGGATCGAAAGGCTTGCGCAGATAGCCCGTGGCGCCTGCGCGCATCGCGATTTCCTCGTCGGCGCGGCTGCGGCTGGCGGTGAGCATGAAGACCGGGGTGTGCCAGACTTGCGCATCGTGGCGCAAGTCGCGCAGCACGGTCAGTCCGTGCATCTCGGGCAGGTCGCCATCGAGGATCACGATGTCGGGGCGCTTGGCGCGGATCGTGAACAGCGCATCGCGGCCATTGTCGAGCACGCCCACCGCATGGCCCGCGTTCATCAGGGCATTGGCCAGCACGCTGGCGGCAATGGCATCGTCTTCGGCAATCAGGATGCGGGCCATGGCAGTGTCTTTCGCGATCAGTTCAGTGTGCCCAGGGGGGCATTCGAATGGCCATGCAGGGTCTCGCGGCCAAAGGGGATGAATTGCAGGTAGGGGGTGGTTTCGGCGCGGATGAGGTCGAGTTCGCGCACGACGATGGCCAGCGAGCGGCCCAGTTCGGGCAAGTCCTGCTTGTGCGAGGCCATTTCGGCCTGGTGCACCGCATGGCGCAGCGTGCCCGCCCCCACGAGGCCCGCGCTGCCCTTGAGCCGGTGAAGCCGCGAGCGCAGCGCCGCGCTGTCGTCCATGGCGATGTGGACGGCCAGATCGCCGTTGTCCTGAAGCAGGCGCGAGAGCGCCGACTTGAACAGCGCCTGATCGCCGCCCAGCCGCAGGCAGGCCTGATCGGTGTCGATATGCGAGAACTGGGGCCAGGCCAGATCGGTCTCGTGGACGCTCGCGGCCTGTTCCTGATGGCGCAGGGCGCGGATGGCCGGGGCATTGTTGCGGGTGTGGCGCAGGATCGCGCGGACCAGATCCTCGACGTTGAAGGGCTTGGAGACGAGGCCGTCCATCCCTCCCAGCTCGAAGCCGTTGCCCACCAGATCGCCCGCCGCCGCGGTCAGCGCGAGGACCGGCGGGCGGGCATGGCCCCGCGCGCCGCGGATGCGGTTGAAGGCATCGTGGCCGTCGAGCACCGGCATCTGGAGGTCCATCAGGATGATGTCGAAGGCGTTCGCGCTGTCGAGCGCCATGTCGACCGCCTGCTGGCCATTGGTGGCGGTGCTCACTTGCGCCGATTCCATCGCGAGGATGCGCGAGGCGATGTCGAGGTTGATCTCGCAATCGTCGACCAGCAGCACGCGCAGGCCCGCCAGCCGGTGCGACCCGGCCATGTCCTCGTCGATCAGTTGCTGGGCCGGTTCGGTTTCCACGAAAGGCTGGCAGGGCAGTTCGACACGGAACCGCGTGCCATGGCCTGGTTCGCTCTCGGCGCTGATCGTCCCGCCCATCAGCGTCACCAGATCGCGGGTGATCGCCAGACCCAGCCCGGAGCCGCCGAACTGGCGGGTGGTCGAGCTGTCGGCCTGGGTGAAGCGCTCGAACAGGCGGTCGATCATGTCGCGTTCGATGCCGATGCCGGTATCGCTGACGGTGATGGCAAAGCGCTGGGCCTGATCGGCGTCGAGGAAGGTGGTGATCGTCAGTTCGATATGGCCCTTGGGCGTGAACTTGATCGCATTGGTCAGCAGGTTGCTGAGGATCTGGTGGAGGCGGGTGGGGTCGCCCAGGATCTGGGGGGGCACGTCGGGCGCGATCGAGAAGCGCAGCGCGAGGTCGCGCTCGCCGATCTGGACTTCGGTCATCTTGCGCAAGTCGTCGACCAGATCGGTCAGGCGCAGCGGGATATGTTCGAGCCGGACGCTCTTGTCGTCGAGCTTTGAGGTGTCGAGCACGTTGTTGACGATCCCCAGCAGCGTCTTGCTGGCCACTTCGATCTTGTCGACCAGATCGGCCTGCGAGGCATCGAGCGCGGTGTGGCGCAGCAGGTAGGCGATGCCGATCACGGTGTTGAGCGGGGTGCGGATCTCGTGGCTCATGTTGGCGAGGAACTGGGTCTTGGCGCGCATCGCGCTTTCGGCGCGCTCGGCGGTGGCGCGCAGCGATTCCTCGTAGTTGAGGCGCATTGACTCGGCCAGCTTGCGGAAATGGCGTTCGGCGCTCAGCCGCTGTTCCTCGACCGCCGCGCGCGCCAGAACGGTTTCGAGTACGCTGTGGAGGCGCGGTTCGTCGAGGCTGGACTTGGCGATGTAGTCGGACACGCCGCTGCGGATCGCCTCGACGATCAGGGCCTCGGTCTCGCGCAGGGTGATCAGGATCACCGGGCAGATTTCGGTCCGGTGCGCGGCCACCAAGGGCAGGAGATCGAGCCCGCGCGCGCCGCCCAGATGATAGTCGAGCAGGACGCAGTCGAACTGCCCGTTTTCGAGCTTTTCGCGCGCATCGGTGATGTTGACCGCCTCGACCAGCTCGAAGCTCGGATCGATCCGCGACAGCAGGCGGCTGACGACCTCGCGGTCCACGTCGTCGTCGTCGACCAGCAGGAAGCGCAAGGGCATGCTTTCCTCCCGGCTGGGCGCGGTCGGCAGGGCCGGGGCCAGCAGCGGGGGAGAAGCGGCAAAACGCGAAGCCAGAGGGGCTCCGGGCGCAGAGGGAAACACCGGGGGAAAGGGCAGGTGCAGGCCGGGGTCGTCGGGCAGGCTGGAGGCGGGGGGGGACATGATGGCTCCTCAGACCGGCAGGTGCACTGTCTGGCGATATTCGCACAGCAGCGAGGCGACGCGGGCAAACTGCTGCCCGGCGTGCGATTTGACCATGTAGCCGGCGACCTGTTCGCGATAGGCGCGGGTCAGGTCGGAATCGGCGTCCGAGGTGGTCAGCACGAAAACCACCGTCTGCGAAAGTTCGTCGTCGCTGCGGATCGCTTCGAGGAATTCGAAGCCGTTCATGCGCGGCATGTTGAGATCGAGCAGGACGATATGGGGGCGCTTGAGCCTGAGGGGCGAGCGCCCCCGCAGGATGTCGAGTGCCTCCAGCCCGTCGCAGGCTGCAATCGCCCGGAATCCCGGTCCGACCTTGGCGAGCGAGCGGGCGACCATCTCGACGGTGAGTTCGTCGTCGTCGACGACCAGAATATCTACCATGCGGTCAGTCATCCAGATCCGTCCTGGCAAAGCGCGGCCAGGTGACACGGAACGTGCAGCCACGTTTTCCGTCCTGGCTGAGCAGGGTGATGGAGCCGCCGTGGCTTTCGACCAGGCGCTGCACGACGGCCAGCCCCAGGCCGGTGCCCTTGCGCTGGGCCGCGCTCAGCGTCTGGAACAGGCGGAAGACGCGCCCTTGCGAGGCTTCGGGAATGCCCGGCCCGTCGTCGCACACGTCGAAAAGGCAGGAGTTGCCCTCAAGCCGCGCGCGCAGGGTGATCGTCCCGGTCTCGCGGTCGTGATGCTTGATCGCGTTCGAGAGCAGGTTGCGCAGGATCGTGGTGAGCGGGGTGCGCACGCCCTCGAATTCCTCGTCGCTGGCCTCGACCGTGATGGTCATGCCCGGTGGCGGGCTTTCTGTTTCGACGACTTCGGCTATCAGGTCTGCCAGCACGATGGGCTCGGCCTTGATCGCGCGGCGTCCGGCGCGGGCATAGTGCAGGAGATCGGAGATGATCTTCTCGGTGTTGTTCACCCGCTCTTCCATGCGGCCCAGATTGTGGAGCACGGCCGGGGGCGCCTGTTCGCCATAGTCTTCGCGGATGATGTTGATCAGGTTGGCGATGCCGCGCATGGGCGAGCGCAAGTCGTGGCTGGCGACATAGGTGAATTCTTCGAGCTGGGCATTGGCCTCGCGCAGGCGCAGTTCGGCGCGCTTGCGCTCGGTGATGTCGACGATCGAGGCGCAGGTCATCATTCCGTTTTGCGTGGTGAGCGGGCTCAGCCCGATTTCGAGGGGAAACTCGATGCCGTCCTTGCGGCGTCCGGTCAGGTCGCGGCCCTTGCCCATCGCGCGGATCGAGGGGGCCGCGATATAGCCCTCGCGGATGGCGACATGATGGGGGCGGGCGCGATGGGGCAGCAGGGTCTCGATCGGTTCCCCGACCAGTTCGGCCTCCTCATAGCCGAACATGGCCAGCGCGCGGGCATTGATCCGCACGATCAGGCCGCGCCCGTCGACCAGCAACAGGCCCATGGGCGAGGTGTTGAACAGGCAGTCGAAGGCCAGGATGCCGTGATCGGGCGGGGGCATTCCGGCCTGTTCCGTGTCGGCCAGCGGACCGGGCTGTCCGTTTTCCTCGTCGTGCTTGCTTGGGTCGAGCATTGGGGGGGAAACCCTTCCAGGTCCGTTGAGCTTGGCGCTGCCGGGCCTTCGTTGCCCCGGCTTTGCTGTGACTGGTTTGTGTATCGGCCTCGATCTGATGTGGCGGTCGTACCGGGACTGTCCGGGGCCGACGGGATATGACCCGCGCGCGCCCTTTCCAGTTGGTGCTGGCCAGTCCGTGCTGGTTTTCTTCTTTTTGCCCGTTGGCGACCCGGCGTTTCGAAAATAGACAAAGACGCCAAACGGAGGGTTTAGGGCGTTATTGTGGAAACACCGTATTTTCACAGGAAATCACAAATAACAGAGGCAGAAGTAACCGCCTTTCGGGGCATTGTGCATTGCGTCATTTCCCTGAGGGTTGTTGTCCATTCATCCGGCAAGCGCACGGCCTGCCGCCCGGAACCCGAATTGCGGCGTCCCGGCGCGGGGCATCGGTCAAAAGGAAGTATATTCAAGGGTCTGGGCGAGCGGGCGCGGCGGGCAGAGCGGTGCCGGAACCTCGGCAAAACGGCGCCGCTACGTGATTTCCCGGTGGGATTCGTGGCGATAAGTTAGCGCCATTGGGGTCACATGCATCGATTGCAGTGTGGGAGGGAGCGATTCCGTTTCGTGCTGCATGAACGGGCCGCACGCGTTTCTCCGACAGTCCAACCGGCCCCGGCATGACGGGAACGGGCGGAACTGGCGGACTTCGGGAGCGGACAAGGCAGGAAGACCGTTTTCGTGAATGTCGACATTCTTCTGATAGACGACGATCCGATCGCAGCACGGGTCATCATCGGCCAGTTGGAAGACTTCGGCCGACCGCGGTTTGCCGCGAGCGCCGCCGAGGCCCAGTTCCAGATCGACTTGCGCGTTCCCGAGCTGATCCTGCTCGACATGGACATGCCGGGCACCGGCGGGCTCGACCTGTGCCGGACGCTGCGCCAGGACATGCGCCTCGAAACGGTGCCGATCATCTTCGTGACGGCGATGAGCGACGAGGACGTCGAAGTGCGCGGGCTCGAATGCGGGGCGAGCGACTTCATCGCCAAGCCGACGAGCACCGGGCTGCTGCGCGCGCGGGTCAACACCCACTTGCGCCTCCAGCGCATGACCCGCCAGCTTCAGGACCAGGCGATGACCGACGGGCTGACCGGGGTGGCCAACCGCCGCACGTTCGAGGCCACGCTCCACGCCGAGACCGCGCGCGCCCTGCGCAATGCCGATACGCTCTCGCTGATCCTGTTCGATATCGACCATTTCAAGGCCTACAACGACCAGTATGGCCACCCGGCGGGCGATGAATGCCTGCGTCAGGTCGCCCGCGCGCTGTCGGCCATGGCACGGCGGCCCAGCGATGTCTTTGCCCGCTATGGGGGCGAGGAATTCGTCGTCCTCCTGCCGCAGACCTCGCGCAATGGCGCGATGACCCTGGCCCGCGCGATGCTGGCCCGGCTGCACGAACTGGCGATTCCCCATTCGGCGTCGGGCGTGGCCGATCATGTCACCGCCAGCATGGGGGTCACCTCGCTCGAAGACGACTGGCGCGATCCGGTCCAGCGCGGCGGCAATGGCCCTTCCGACCATGCCGCGCGGCTGGTCGAACGGGCCGATCAGGCGCTCTATCAGGCCAAGGCGGCGGGCCGTGCGCAAGTGGTGTTCCAGCCATTTGGCCATTCGCTGCTGCCGCCGCCGCCGGGCGGGCCGGGGGTTGCGGTCAACATGCCGGGCCTGCGCAGCCCCGCCGATGTGGCCGGGGCGGATACGGGAGCCGAAGCGGGGGACTGCGACAGCACGGTTGCCGAGACATGGCCCCGGATCGAGGGGATCGACCGCGAACAGTCCGAGCGCCGCCTGTGCGGCAACCGCGAGCTGTTCGGCACCCTGCTGCACAGCCTCGTCCAGCAATATGCCGATTTCGAGGAAGCGCCCATCCAGGTCATCGCCGCGCCCGACATCGCCCGGCGCATCCACAAGCTCAAGGGCAGCGCGGGCACGCTGGGGGCGATGCGGCTTCACGATCTGGCCCTGCGCACCGAAAGCGCGCTGCAACGCCACGACGACCAGCTGGCCGGGGCCTTGCTGAGCGAAGTCGGCGCGCAGCTCTCGCGCCTGCGCCACGATTGCGCGAGCACGTTCGAGGGCTGGCAATAGCCATCCGCATTCGTCTGCGTGGGGGCCCTTTCCAAAAACCGGTTCCCACCATTTGCCATCCTGTTGTAGGCGGCGGGGATGCAGTCTCCCGTCTCCACACCCGCCGTTCAGCCTGAAGGTCTGGCTGAAGTTCAGCCAGAAGTTTTGGTCGCCGCGCTCTACCAGTTCGCCCCGTTCGACGATCCGCAGGCCCTGCGCGAACCGCTGCTGGCCTTCTGCGCGGCGCAGGGCATCAAGGGCACCCTGCTGCTGGCCGACGAGGGCATCAACGGCACCGTGGCCGGGCCCGCCGAAGGAATCGCCGCGCTCGTCGATCACTTGCGCGCGCTGCCCCATTGCGCCGGGCTGGAGGTCAAGTATGCGACCGCGCCGGCCATGCCGTTCGGGCGCCTCAAGGTGCGCCTCAAGCGCGAGATCGTGACGATGGGCGTGGAGGGCATCGACCCGCTGGCGAGCGTGGGCACGTATGTCGAGCCCGAGGACTGGAACGCGCTGATCAGCGATCCCGACACCATCGTGATCGACACCCGCAACGCCTATGAGGTCGAAGTGGGCACGTTTGCCGGGGCGATCGATCCGGGCACGACCTCGTTCCGCGAATTTCCCGGCTGGTTCCGCCGCGAGCGCGAGCGCCTGATGGCCGCGCGCGGGGATGGAGCCAGTGAAAAGGGAACTGGCGGGAACGGGGGCGCGCCCCGCGTGGCGATGTTCTGCACCGGGGGCATCCGCTGCGAGAAATCGACCGCCTTCCTCAAAAGCGAGGGGATCGACGAAGTCTATCACCTCAAGGGCGGCATCCTCAACTATCTGGAAAAAGTGCCCGCCGGGGAGAGCCTGTGGCAGGGCGACTGCTATGTCTTCGATGCGCGCGTGGCGGTCGGCCACGGGCTGGTGCCGGGCGGGCATGTGCTGTGCGGGCCCTGCGGCCACCCGGTGAGCCCGCAAGGCCAGCAATCGCCACTCTATCGTCCGGGTATCAGTTGCCCGGCCTGCGCGGTGCAGGACTGAGACGGCCCATGCCCCGGAGCCGCGCCATCGCCCTTGCGCCCTCGTTCCTGTCGCGCTCGCTGGTGCGGGGCCCGGGGGGGCTTCGCCGGGCGGCGCGGCGGCTCGAACTGCGCCATGTCGGCTTCGTGCCCGAACACTTCAGCCTGGCCGAGGGCCTGCGCGCGTCGCTGGCCGTGGGCGTGCCGCTCGCGCTGGCGGTGGGGCTCGACCAGCCGGGGCTGGCCTGGGCGGTCTTTGCCGCGTTCTGGACCTGTCTGGGCGACGGGCAGGGCGGGGACCGTCCGCGCCGCCGCCTGCTGGGCCTGTTCGTGGGGGCGGGCGGGGCAATCGCGCTGGTAGGCTCGCTGCTGGCCGGACTGGCGCCGTGGGCAGGCGTGCTGGTCGGGCCGGTGCTGGTCTTCCTGAGCCTTGCCGGGGCCGCGCGGGTCCGCTTTGGCGGGCTGGTGGGCACGCTGCTGGGGGTGGTGGCGGTGGTGGCGGTGGGCTTTCCGCAAAGCCCGCCTGCCGCGCTGGCGCAGGCCCTGACATTTGCGGGCGGGGGCCTGTGGTGCTGGCTGCTGATCAACGGGATCTGGCGGATCGATGCGCGCGCCGCGCT
The genomic region above belongs to Novosphingobium sp. IK01 and contains:
- a CDS encoding rhodanese-related sulfurtransferase: MQSPVSTPAVQPEGLAEVQPEVLVAALYQFAPFDDPQALREPLLAFCAAQGIKGTLLLADEGINGTVAGPAEGIAALVDHLRALPHCAGLEVKYATAPAMPFGRLKVRLKREIVTMGVEGIDPLASVGTYVEPEDWNALISDPDTIVIDTRNAYEVEVGTFAGAIDPGTTSFREFPGWFRRERERLMAARGDGASEKGTGGNGGAPRVAMFCTGGIRCEKSTAFLKSEGIDEVYHLKGGILNYLEKVPAGESLWQGDCYVFDARVAVGHGLVPGGHVLCGPCGHPVSPQGQQSPLYRPGISCPACAVQD
- a CDS encoding hybrid sensor histidine kinase/response regulator: MSPPASSLPDDPGLHLPFPPVFPSAPGAPLASRFAASPPLLAPALPTAPSREESMPLRFLLVDDDDVDREVVSRLLSRIDPSFELVEAVNITDAREKLENGQFDCVLLDYHLGGARGLDLLPLVAAHRTEICPVILITLRETEALIVEAIRSGVSDYIAKSSLDEPRLHSVLETVLARAAVEEQRLSAERHFRKLAESMRLNYEESLRATAERAESAMRAKTQFLANMSHEIRTPLNTVIGIAYLLRHTALDASQADLVDKIEVASKTLLGIVNNVLDTSKLDDKSVRLEHIPLRLTDLVDDLRKMTEVQIGERDLALRFSIAPDVPPQILGDPTRLHQILSNLLTNAIKFTPKGHIELTITTFLDADQAQRFAITVSDTGIGIERDMIDRLFERFTQADSSTTRQFGGSGLGLAITRDLVTLMGGTISAESEPGHGTRFRVELPCQPFVETEPAQQLIDEDMAGSHRLAGLRVLLVDDCEINLDIASRILAMESAQVSTATNGQQAVDMALDSANAFDIILMDLQMPVLDGHDAFNRIRGARGHARPPVLALTAAAGDLVGNGFELGGMDGLVSKPFNVEDLVRAILRHTRNNAPAIRALRHQEQAASVHETDLAWPQFSHIDTDQACLRLGGDQALFKSALSRLLQDNGDLAVHIAMDDSAALRSRLHRLKGSAGLVGAGTLRHAVHQAEMASHKQDLPELGRSLAIVVRELDLIRAETTPYLQFIPFGRETLHGHSNAPLGTLN
- a CDS encoding MDR family MFS transporter translates to MTPTSPGPGAPSERPRRRGIATANAEIRDGIVPAADALTPARDPGGPDTSGSNYRLVALIVASALFMEFVDATVLATALPTMARDFGVRPPEMSIALTSYLLALAVFIPASGLLADRYGSRTVFRSAIALFVAGSLACGQAPTLGAMVLARFLQGMGGAMMIPVGRLVLLRSVAKQDMVNAMSWLLVPALVGPVVGPPLGGFIVTYLDWRWIFYINLPVGVLGFCLVSRFIANFREDHTPRFDAGGFVLSGVSLGCLLFGCEMASRAGQGKLALALLAIGAVSGFFYIRHAHGREGAILDLTLMRDRTFRLSVIAGSITRITQGAQPFLLPLMMQVGFGFTAARSGMITVATAIGSLMMKSMAPRVLRRFGFRRTLVCNGIIATAGYATCGLFSPAWPVWAMFGVLVFSGFFMSLQFTAYNTLAYDAIPQRRMSSATAFYSTFQQLMLSLGICVAAVALHLAMLASGDATAVRHDFSVAFWVVTAISLGATIWNLRFAPDAGAEISGHHVPVTPTPEGEQRQAA
- a CDS encoding glutaminase is translated as MPDAQAPDLASPDLASIVHDIAAEMRLRAERGTVADYIPALATVSPDRFGIAVIMADGTCHTAGDADEAFSIQSISKVFALTMALGAVGDALWQRVGREPSGSAFNSIVQLESEHGIPRNPFINAGAIVVSDILLGNHEPREAIGEMLRFVRALASDETIRIDETVAQGELQTGFRNIALANYMRAFGNVRHPVEKVLGLYFHQCAIAMSCRQLAAAGRYLMARGRHPESGRSVVSPRRARRINALMLTCGHYDGSGEFAFRTGLPGKSGVGGGILAIAPGVASIAVWSPGLNERGNSLLGTLALERLVEHTGWSVFDPVTTA
- the pncB gene encoding nicotinate phosphoribosyltransferase, with protein sequence MTLTDIATRTYGHNFRLDPIVRSLLDTDFYKLLMLQMIQHIHADVQATFSVINRTRSVRLAEVIDEEELRAQLDFARTLRFSKKELIWLAGNSFYGRQQMFSPDFIAWLADFRLPPYDLRKVDGQYELRFEGPWTHTTMWEIPALAIINELRARAAMRARGKFALDVLYARAKAKLWDKVERLRLLPDLVLSDFGTRRRHGFLWQRWCVEALKEGLGSRFIGTSNVLLAMDADLEAIGTNAHELPMVAAALARDDAELASAPYRVLEEWRAHYNGNLLIALPDAFGTTAFLRDAPSWVAQWTGFRPDSAPPIEGGEQIIAWWKSQGIDPRTKLLIFSDGMDIDTIEQTYHHFHGRVRLSFGWGTNLTNDFRDCAPDGSPGLEPISLVCKVTSANGRPAVKLSDNPRKTTGEAAEVARYLRVFGEGGRVERKVLV
- a CDS encoding response regulator transcription factor; translated protein: MARILIAEDDAIAASVLANALMNAGHAVGVLDNGRDALFTIRAKRPDIVILDGDLPEMHGLTVLRDLRHDAQVWHTPVFMLTASRSRADEEIAMRAGATGYLRKPFDPDYVLFRINEALEAHLALHAPPPRRTLI
- a CDS encoding sensor histidine kinase; translation: MLDPSKHDEENGQPGPLADTEQAGMPPPDHGILAFDCLFNTSPMGLLLVDGRGLIVRINARALAMFGYEEAELVGEPIETLLPHRARPHHVAIREGYIAAPSIRAMGKGRDLTGRRKDGIEFPLEIGLSPLTTQNGMMTCASIVDITERKRAELRLREANAQLEEFTYVASHDLRSPMRGIANLINIIREDYGEQAPPAVLHNLGRMEERVNNTEKIISDLLHYARAGRRAIKAEPIVLADLIAEVVETESPPPGMTITVEASDEEFEGVRTPLTTILRNLLSNAIKHHDRETGTITLRARLEGNSCLFDVCDDGPGIPEASQGRVFRLFQTLSAAQRKGTGLGLAVVQRLVESHGGSITLLSQDGKRGCTFRVTWPRFARTDLDD
- a CDS encoding response regulator; translated protein: MTDRMVDILVVDDDELTVEMVARSLAKVGPGFRAIAACDGLEALDILRGRSPLRLKRPHIVLLDLNMPRMNGFEFLEAIRSDDELSQTVVFVLTTSDADSDLTRAYREQVAGYMVKSHAGQQFARVASLLCEYRQTVHLPV
- a CDS encoding diguanylate cyclase is translated as MNVDILLIDDDPIAARVIIGQLEDFGRPRFAASAAEAQFQIDLRVPELILLDMDMPGTGGLDLCRTLRQDMRLETVPIIFVTAMSDEDVEVRGLECGASDFIAKPTSTGLLRARVNTHLRLQRMTRQLQDQAMTDGLTGVANRRTFEATLHAETARALRNADTLSLILFDIDHFKAYNDQYGHPAGDECLRQVARALSAMARRPSDVFARYGGEEFVVLLPQTSRNGAMTLARAMLARLHELAIPHSASGVADHVTASMGVTSLEDDWRDPVQRGGNGPSDHAARLVERADQALYQAKAAGRAQVVFQPFGHSLLPPPPGGPGVAVNMPGLRSPADVAGADTGAEAGDCDSTVAETWPRIEGIDREQSERRLCGNRELFGTLLHSLVQQYADFEEAPIQVIAAPDIARRIHKLKGSAGTLGAMRLHDLALRTESALQRHDDQLAGALLSEVGAQLSRLRHDCASTFEGWQ